A stretch of the Campylobacter sp. 19-13652 genome encodes the following:
- a CDS encoding DUF4230 domain-containing protein produces MDGILNLIVLALACMVAFLTFRLSRLSKDRQNNAVTTEVVNSIEQLRSIGELSVFQVYSKEIVTKTDHALGGFGKDYLSWLISEKKLSMIFEFEINFIYDLRSPRLNITEQNEGEYTVAMPPCKYKFSIVDMKFYDEKDGKFMPLLLPDLINGILGSSFGEEEKNAVIAEARAEVERLSLRLINQLQGKIHKSAKDTLEAIAKSFGAKAVKFEFSDTDESAQMQLGKAQGAA; encoded by the coding sequence ATGGACGGCATTTTAAATTTAATAGTCTTAGCACTTGCTTGTATGGTTGCATTTTTGACTTTTCGACTTTCTAGGCTTAGCAAGGATAGACAAAATAACGCAGTAACGACTGAAGTAGTAAATAGCATAGAGCAGCTTCGTAGCATAGGCGAGCTGTCGGTATTTCAGGTATATAGCAAAGAGATAGTAACTAAAACAGACCATGCGCTAGGTGGCTTTGGGAAAGATTATCTAAGCTGGCTAATTAGTGAAAAAAAGCTCTCTATGATATTTGAATTTGAGATAAATTTCATCTACGACCTGCGTAGCCCTAGGCTAAATATCACAGAACAAAACGAGGGTGAGTATACGGTCGCGATGCCGCCTTGTAAGTATAAATTTTCTATCGTTGATATGAAATTTTACGATGAAAAAGATGGCAAATTTATGCCGCTTTTACTGCCTGATTTGATAAATGGTATACTTGGTTCTAGCTTTGGCGAGGAGGAGAAAAATGCCGTCATTGCCGAGGCTAGAGCAGAGGTTGAAAGGCTTAGTTTAAGGCTAATAAACCAGCTTCAAGGCAAGATTCACAAATCTGCTAAAGATACACTTGAAGCCATCGCAAAAAGCTTTGGAGCAAAGGCTGTGAAGTTTGAGTTTAGCGACACTGATGAAAGCGCGCAAATGCAGCTAGGAAAGGCGCAAGGAGCAGCCTAG
- a CDS encoding bifunctional aconitate hydratase 2/2-methylisocitrate dehydratase yields the protein MSFLNEYQIKVNEREALGVPPLPLSADEVAQVVKALKSGCKEQYELINLLQNRVSPGVDEAAKVKAEFLNEIVNHNLTVSGIDAIVAIKMLSTMLGGYNVIVLIAALSHKDESIAQAAADALSGIIFVHSYFNDVKELYQNGNKFAASVLKSWAQAEWFLSRPSLCERIDAVVFKVAGETNTDDLSPASEAFTRSDIPLHAKAMLLRRQPGSLELIDSLKKSGREVVYVGDVVGTGSSRKSGINSIQWHIGKDIEGVPNKRTGGIIIGSSIAPIFFNTAEDSGALPIVADVSALESGDEIEIYPFKGEIVKSGEVVARFNLSPNTIADEFRAGGRIPLIIGRDLCAKAREALGLASEEIFAKFIQPSDDGGAGYTLAQKMVGKACGVEGVRAGSYCEPRTLTVGSQDTTGPMTRDEIKELASLGFGADFVLQSFCHTAAYPKPSDAIMHKSLPKFISSRGGVSLRPGDGVIHSWLNRMVLPDSVGTGGDSHTRFPIGISFPAGSGLVAFAAVLGIMPLNMPESVLVRFSGELQPGITLRDLVNAIPYYAIKRGLLTVEKKGKKNVFAGRILEIEGLPDLKVEQAFELSDASAERSAAACTVALNEDSVKEYIASNISLIDAMITSGYEDAHTLARRRDKMKEWLANPVLLKADKNAKYAEIIEINLNEITEPILACPNDPDDVATLSEVLANPNRPHHIDEVFVGSCMTNIGHYRALAEVLRGEGQTPTRLWVVPPTKMDKDELIKEGYYSVFGAAGARTEVPGCSLCMGNQARVADGAIVFSTSTRNFDNRMGLGAQVYLGSAELAAVCAMLGRLPSAKEYLEIMAKKLPQERYSQIYKYLNFNKIKEFEL from the coding sequence ATGAGTTTTTTAAATGAATATCAAATAAAAGTAAATGAAAGAGAGGCGCTTGGCGTGCCACCACTACCACTTAGTGCTGATGAAGTGGCGCAGGTGGTTAAGGCTTTAAAATCTGGTTGCAAAGAGCAATACGAGCTAATAAATTTATTGCAAAATAGGGTAAGCCCTGGTGTCGATGAGGCTGCAAAGGTAAAGGCTGAGTTTTTAAATGAGATAGTAAACCATAACCTAACAGTATCTGGCATAGACGCCATAGTGGCTATAAAAATGCTAAGCACAATGCTGGGTGGATATAATGTCATCGTCCTAATCGCTGCCTTAAGCCACAAAGATGAGAGTATAGCCCAAGCAGCCGCAGACGCTCTAAGTGGGATAATCTTTGTGCATAGCTATTTTAACGACGTAAAAGAGTTATATCAAAATGGCAATAAATTCGCTGCTTCTGTGCTAAAATCATGGGCGCAGGCAGAGTGGTTTCTCTCTCGTCCTAGCCTTTGTGAGCGCATTGATGCGGTAGTTTTTAAAGTGGCTGGCGAGACAAATACTGATGATTTAAGCCCAGCTAGCGAGGCATTTACCCGCTCAGACATACCACTTCATGCAAAGGCTATGTTGCTTCGCCGTCAGCCAGGCAGCCTTGAGCTTATCGATAGCCTTAAAAAAAGTGGCAGAGAAGTTGTCTACGTGGGCGATGTAGTCGGCACTGGATCAAGCCGAAAAAGTGGCATAAACTCCATTCAGTGGCACATCGGCAAGGACATAGAGGGCGTGCCCAATAAGCGTACTGGCGGCATTATTATAGGTAGTAGCATAGCGCCTATATTTTTTAACACAGCAGAGGACAGCGGCGCACTACCTATCGTGGCTGATGTGAGCGCGCTTGAAAGTGGAGATGAGATTGAAATTTATCCGTTTAAAGGCGAGATAGTAAAATCTGGCGAAGTCGTGGCGCGCTTTAACCTAAGTCCAAATACCATAGCCGATGAGTTCCGCGCTGGTGGGCGTATACCGCTTATTATAGGCAGGGATCTGTGCGCTAAGGCTAGGGAGGCGCTAGGGCTTGCTAGTGAGGAGATATTTGCTAAATTTATCCAGCCTAGCGATGATGGTGGCGCTGGCTATACCCTAGCTCAGAAAATGGTCGGTAAAGCGTGTGGAGTAGAGGGTGTGCGAGCTGGTAGCTACTGTGAGCCACGTACCTTGACTGTGGGTTCTCAGGATACGACTGGTCCTATGACACGTGATGAGATAAAGGAGCTTGCAAGCCTAGGTTTTGGCGCAGATTTCGTACTTCAGAGCTTTTGCCATACTGCAGCTTATCCAAAGCCAAGTGATGCGATAATGCATAAAAGTTTGCCTAAATTTATAAGCTCTCGTGGTGGTGTTAGCCTGCGCCCAGGGGATGGCGTCATACATTCATGGCTTAATCGTATGGTACTGCCTGATAGCGTAGGCACTGGTGGAGATAGCCATACGCGCTTTCCTATTGGTATAAGCTTTCCTGCGGGTAGTGGGCTTGTGGCGTTTGCGGCGGTACTTGGGATAATGCCGTTAAATATGCCTGAGTCTGTTTTGGTGCGCTTTAGTGGCGAGCTTCAGCCTGGTATTACGCTTAGGGATTTGGTAAACGCTATACCGTATTACGCCATAAAGCGTGGACTTTTGACGGTTGAGAAAAAGGGCAAGAAGAATGTTTTTGCTGGGCGGATTTTAGAGATTGAGGGGCTGCCTGATCTAAAAGTCGAGCAAGCATTTGAGCTAAGCGATGCAAGCGCAGAAAGAAGTGCTGCAGCCTGCACTGTAGCATTAAATGAGGATAGCGTAAAGGAGTATATTGCCTCAAATATCTCACTAATTGACGCTATGATAACATCTGGCTATGAGGACGCACATACTCTAGCTAGAAGACGAGATAAGATGAAGGAATGGCTAGCAAATCCAGTACTTTTAAAAGCTGATAAAAACGCAAAATATGCCGAGATTATTGAGATAAATTTAAACGAAATCACAGAGCCTATCCTAGCTTGTCCAAATGACCCAGACGACGTGGCAACACTCTCTGAGGTGCTGGCAAATCCAAACAGACCACACCACATAGATGAAGTTTTCGTGGGTAGTTGTATGACAAATATAGGACACTATCGTGCGCTTGCGGAGGTGCTACGTGGCGAGGGACAAACGCCTACTAGATTGTGGGTTGTGCCACCTACAAAAATGGATAAAGACGAGCTTATAAAAGAGGGCTATTACTCTGTATTTGGCGCAGCTGGAGCGCGTACAGAAGTGCCTGGGTGTTCGCTATGCATGGGAAATCAGGCTAGGGTAGCCGATGGTGCGATAGTCTTTTCAACGTCTACTCGTAACTTTGACAATCGCATGGGGCTAGGCGCGCAGGTATATCTAGGAAGTGCTGAGCTAGCGGCGGTTTGCGCTATGCTTGGGCGACTTCCTAGCGCTAAAGAGTATCTAGAAATAATGGCAAAAAAACTACCTCAAGAGAGATATTCGCAAATTTATAAATATCTAAATTTTAATAAAATTAAAGAATTCGAGCTTTAA
- a CDS encoding methylated-DNA--[protein]-cysteine S-methyltransferase, translating to MSTGYIKSPIGVLEVICQGSLVSSINFVEKVGEYINPDEPTLKLCLSELERYFKGELKSFSVGVKIESSEFSREVYRQLLGIKFGEVISYKELAKRAGRDRAFRAVGSANGKNKIPIIIPCHRVIGANGLGGYSGGEGLKTKLWLLAHEGVDVSKFKI from the coding sequence ATGAGCACAGGATACATAAAATCGCCCATAGGCGTGCTTGAGGTAATCTGTCAAGGCAGCTTAGTAAGCAGTATAAATTTTGTAGAAAAGGTAGGCGAATATATAAACCCAGATGAACCTACTTTAAAGCTTTGCTTAAGCGAGCTTGAGCGGTATTTTAAGGGCGAGCTAAAAAGCTTTAGCGTAGGGGTAAAGATAGAGAGCAGTGAGTTTTCGCGCGAGGTTTACAGGCAGCTTTTGGGGATTAAATTTGGCGAAGTCATCAGCTATAAAGAGCTTGCAAAAAGAGCGGGCAGAGACAGGGCGTTTCGTGCAGTAGGAAGTGCAAACGGCAAAAATAAAATCCCTATAATAATCCCATGTCACCGCGTTATAGGCGCAAATGGGCTGGGTGGATACTCTGGTGGCGAGGGGCTAAAGACTAAGCTCTGGCTTTTAGCCCATGAGGGCGTAGACGTGAGCAAATTTAAAATCTAG
- the ilvA gene encoding threonine ammonia-lyase: MINLNKIIQAKRTIGGFVSRTPFAFAPKLSSFFDANVYLKEENLQLTGSYKIRGSYNKIANLAPEQMSHGVVAASAGNHAQGVAISAQHFGVRAVIVMPEATPLLKVSGTRELGAEVILHGNNFDEAYEYATKYAKEHDMTFVHPFSDELVMAGQGTVGLEMLDEIADLDIVVVPVGGGGLASGVASCVKQVSPETRVVCVGAKGAPAMFESFCAKKPINSKWVRTIADGIAVRDASEITLANILECVDEFVQVDDEEIATAILYLLENQKIVVEGAGASGVAALMHGKIKHESGAKIGIVLSGGNIDVQMLNIIIEKGLIKSSRKMIIKVTLVDKPGALLSLTDAIKSANANIVKIDYDRFSTELEYGDANIFITLETKGKEHQEAVSESLKSRGFEFVQIF, from the coding sequence GTGATAAATTTAAACAAAATAATCCAAGCCAAGCGCACTATAGGGGGCTTTGTCTCCCGTACCCCATTTGCATTTGCGCCAAAGCTAAGCTCTTTTTTTGATGCAAATGTCTACTTAAAAGAGGAAAATCTCCAGCTTACAGGCTCATATAAAATTCGTGGCTCATACAACAAAATCGCAAACCTAGCCCCAGAGCAAATGTCGCATGGGGTGGTCGCTGCAAGTGCTGGAAACCACGCTCAAGGGGTAGCCATATCAGCCCAGCATTTTGGTGTGCGTGCGGTTATTGTTATGCCAGAGGCTACACCGCTTTTAAAAGTAAGCGGCACAAGAGAGCTGGGAGCTGAAGTGATATTGCATGGCAATAACTTTGACGAGGCTTATGAGTATGCGACTAAATATGCAAAAGAGCATGATATGACATTTGTGCACCCTTTTAGTGACGAGCTTGTTATGGCAGGGCAGGGGACTGTAGGGCTTGAGATGCTTGATGAAATAGCAGATCTTGATATAGTAGTGGTGCCTGTAGGTGGAGGTGGACTGGCTAGTGGTGTGGCAAGCTGTGTAAAGCAGGTAAGCCCTGAGACAAGGGTGGTCTGCGTTGGCGCAAAGGGTGCGCCTGCTATGTTTGAAAGCTTTTGTGCAAAAAAGCCCATAAATTCAAAATGGGTGCGCACGATAGCTGATGGTATCGCTGTTAGAGACGCAAGCGAGATAACTTTGGCAAATATTCTTGAGTGCGTTGATGAGTTTGTACAAGTTGACGATGAGGAGATAGCTACTGCGATACTTTATCTGCTAGAAAATCAAAAAATCGTAGTCGAAGGTGCAGGGGCTAGCGGTGTGGCTGCACTAATGCACGGCAAAATAAAGCACGAAAGTGGCGCAAAGATAGGCATAGTCTTAAGCGGTGGCAACATAGACGTGCAAATGCTAAATATTATCATAGAAAAAGGGCTTATAAAATCATCTAGAAAGATGATAATAAAGGTGACTTTAGTAGATAAGCCAGGCGCGCTTTTATCCCTGACTGACGCCATAAAATCAGCAAATGCAAATATAGTAAAGATAGACTATGATAGATTTTCAACCGAGCTTGAGTATGGTGATGCAAATATCTTTATCACACTTGAAACAAAAGGCAAGGAACATCAAGAGGCGGTGAGTGAGAGCCTAAAATCTCGTGGGTTTGAGTTTGTTCAAATTTTTTAA
- a CDS encoding Zn-dependent hydrolase yields the protein MNADRLSALFKQINSISDDSMGAGINRLAYSAHDKKAREVFKQECENAGLLVRQDAVGNIFARRSGACDGLPAVLFGSHLDTVINGGEFDGTLGVLAGLEVIRSLNDEGIITRRPLELVVFACEESSRFNVSTLGSKVLTKKLNKDKFVKLRDYKDMSICDIFSEFGLDAFRACDASEDFSVPHCFFELHIEQGPVLEKEGLDVGVVSAISAPFRFCLEITGAGAHSGTTAMKYRQDALCAGAEMVLLIEHVAKDMADCGVVATVGDCRVHPGVMNVVPGCVKLLVDLRGISLKSRQEAYERIINLCVQVASERGVKCVSKELSSDDPVSLDDGMIDLICKNAKSLGLSHKVMPSGAGHDSMHMADICKTGMIFVPSRSGISHNPAEYTDLSYICAGTRLLRSVVLEAANE from the coding sequence ATGAATGCAGATAGGCTAAGCGCACTTTTTAAGCAGATAAATAGCATAAGCGATGATAGTATGGGGGCTGGCATAAATAGGCTAGCTTACAGCGCGCATGATAAAAAAGCTAGAGAGGTCTTTAAGCAAGAGTGTGAGAATGCTGGACTTTTGGTGAGACAAGACGCAGTGGGAAATATATTTGCGCGTCGCAGCGGGGCTTGTGATGGTTTGCCTGCGGTTTTGTTTGGCTCTCACCTTGATACGGTTATAAATGGCGGCGAATTTGACGGTACTCTTGGCGTACTTGCTGGTCTTGAGGTGATACGTTCGTTAAACGATGAGGGCATTATCACACGCCGTCCTTTGGAGCTTGTTGTGTTTGCCTGTGAGGAGTCTAGTAGGTTTAATGTGTCTACGCTTGGTTCAAAAGTGCTAACTAAAAAATTAAACAAAGATAAATTTGTAAAGTTAAGGGATTACAAAGATATGAGTATTTGCGATATTTTTAGTGAGTTTGGCTTAGACGCTTTTAGGGCGTGTGATGCGAGTGAAGATTTTAGTGTGCCGCATTGCTTTTTTGAGCTTCATATAGAGCAGGGTCCTGTACTGGAAAAAGAGGGGCTTGATGTGGGCGTGGTTAGTGCGATTAGTGCGCCTTTTAGGTTTTGTCTTGAGATTACTGGGGCTGGCGCGCATTCTGGCACTACGGCCATGAAATATAGACAGGATGCACTTTGTGCTGGTGCTGAGATGGTGCTTTTAATAGAACACGTGGCAAAAGATATGGCGGATTGTGGCGTTGTGGCTACGGTTGGGGATTGTAGGGTGCATCCAGGTGTGATGAATGTCGTGCCAGGATGTGTAAAATTGCTTGTAGATCTTCGTGGTATAAGCCTAAAAAGCAGGCAAGAAGCATATGAGCGTATTATAAATTTATGCGTTCAAGTAGCGAGCGAGCGCGGCGTAAAATGCGTGAGCAAGGAGCTATCTAGCGATGATCCAGTCAGCCTAGATGATGGTATGATTGACCTAATATGCAAAAACGCCAAAAGTCTAGGGCTAAGCCACAAGGTTATGCCAAGTGGAGCCGGGCATGATAGTATGCATATGGCTGATATTTGCAAAACTGGCATGATATTTGTCCCATCGCGCAGTGGCATAAGCCACAATCCAGCAGAATACACTGACCTGTCTTACATATGTGCTGGCACGCGGCTACTTCGCTCTGTTGTACTTGAAGCAGCGAATGAGTAG
- the trmA gene encoding tRNA (uridine(54)-C5)-methyltransferase TrmA, with translation MLCKHFSECGSCVLSTPYDEQVLLKTKSIADEFSDFFTGEIEVFKSEPVGYRTRAEFGLWHEGDSLSYTMHGVNGARVMIDECPKVDAKIFNLMPVLLEAIKSDNELKFKIFGVEFISTDNEIMAILLYHKKITHLSDKFKNLAKALNIKIVARSRGERLFAPESDDERLTQSLNIAGRQYVYKFSEGAFIQPNTKVNEMMVSWALSCVKMGAKDMLELYCGHGNFTLPLSTAFKNVLATEISKSSIKSAAINTELNGIANIKFIRMDADELISALRGDREFRRLEQVDLSAYEFSHVLLDPPRAGLSQSVREFVKSYDNIIYISCNPATLKRDLSVLCDTFYVGRFAFFDQFAHTHHAECGVCLRKRNKQ, from the coding sequence GTGCTGTGTAAGCATTTTAGCGAGTGTGGTAGCTGCGTGCTATCCACTCCTTATGACGAGCAAGTTTTACTAAAAACAAAAAGCATAGCTGATGAATTTAGCGATTTTTTTACTGGTGAGATTGAGGTTTTTAAAAGCGAGCCAGTAGGGTATCGCACTAGGGCTGAGTTTGGGCTTTGGCATGAAGGTGATAGTCTAAGCTACACTATGCACGGCGTAAATGGCGCTAGGGTGATGATAGATGAATGCCCTAAAGTAGATGCTAAAATATTTAATCTTATGCCTGTTTTGCTAGAAGCGATAAAGAGCGATAACGAGCTAAAGTTTAAAATTTTTGGCGTTGAGTTTATCTCTACTGATAACGAGATTATGGCTATATTGCTCTATCATAAAAAAATTACCCACCTAAGCGATAAATTTAAAAATCTAGCCAAAGCTTTAAACATTAAAATAGTCGCTAGAAGTAGGGGCGAGAGGCTATTTGCTCCAGAATCAGATGATGAAAGACTAACTCAAAGCCTAAATATAGCAGGCAGGCAGTATGTTTATAAATTTAGCGAGGGTGCGTTTATTCAGCCAAACACAAAAGTAAATGAAATGATGGTGTCATGGGCGCTTTCTTGCGTTAAAATGGGGGCAAAAGATATGCTAGAGCTTTACTGTGGACATGGTAATTTTACCCTGCCTTTAAGCACCGCTTTTAAAAACGTGCTAGCTACAGAGATTAGTAAATCCTCTATAAAATCAGCCGCCATAAATACCGAGCTAAATGGTATCGCAAATATTAAATTTATAAGAATGGACGCTGATGAGCTAATAAGCGCACTAAGAGGTGATAGGGAGTTTAGGCGCCTAGAACAGGTAGATTTGTCTGCTTATGAGTTTAGCCACGTTTTACTCGACCCTCCGCGTGCAGGACTAAGCCAGAGTGTGCGTGAGTTTGTAAAAAGCTATGATAATATAATCTATATCTCGTGCAATCCAGCCACGTTAAAGCGCGACTTATCCGTACTTTGTGATACATTTTATGTTGGTAGGTTTGCATTTTTTGATCAGTTTGCGCACACTCATCATGCCGAGTGCGGAGTGTGCCTAAGAAAAAGGAATAAACAGTGA
- a CDS encoding SDR family NAD(P)-dependent oxidoreductase has protein sequence MKTAFVTGASSGFGQASARALCKNGYVVAAMARRGERLRALKDELGENLICLECDVRDKDALNRAIGGLDERFKSLDVLVNNAGLALGQERFSEASIDDFDVMIDTNIKGLVYVTKALLPAIIKARGYIFNLGSVAGVHPYPGANVYGGTKAFVRQLSLNLRNDLTGTGVRVTNIAPGIAKTEFSQVRFKGDEAKSSAVYERTKYLSAEDIARIITDCLALPEHVNINELEVMATTQTWAGFAIERE, from the coding sequence ATGAAAACAGCTTTTGTAACTGGTGCTAGTTCAGGCTTTGGGCAGGCTAGTGCTAGAGCGCTTTGTAAAAATGGCTACGTCGTCGCTGCAATGGCAAGAAGGGGCGAGCGACTGCGCGCACTAAAAGATGAGCTGGGGGAAAACTTAATCTGCCTAGAGTGTGATGTCAGGGATAAAGATGCGCTAAATAGAGCCATAGGTGGGCTTGATGAGAGGTTTAAAAGCCTAGATGTGCTTGTAAATAACGCTGGGCTGGCTCTTGGGCAGGAGAGATTTAGCGAGGCTAGCATAGATGATTTTGACGTGATGATAGATACGAATATTAAGGGCTTAGTTTACGTTACAAAGGCGCTTTTACCAGCTATAATAAAGGCTAGGGGCTATATTTTCAACTTAGGCTCTGTAGCTGGGGTGCACCCATATCCTGGAGCAAATGTATATGGTGGCACAAAAGCCTTTGTGCGGCAGCTTAGTTTAAATTTAAGAAACGATTTAACAGGCACTGGCGTAAGGGTAACAAATATTGCCCCAGGAATTGCAAAAACAGAGTTTTCTCAGGTGAGATTTAAGGGCGATGAAGCAAAGTCTAGTGCAGTTTACGAGCGGACTAAGTACCTAAGCGCTGAGGATATCGCAAGGATTATTACTGATTGTCTTGCGCTGCCTGAGCATGTAAATATAAATGAGTTAGAAGTTATGGCAACCACGCAGACTTGGGCTGGATTTGCCATAGAAAGGGAGTAG
- the rplS gene encoding 50S ribosomal protein L19 translates to MRNKYIEAFENAQIASKNAPEFRAGDTLRVAIRIKEGDKTRVQNFEGICIARRGTGTGETFIIRKIGANSVGVERIFPIYSESIEEIKVLRRGRVRRAKLFYLRELRGKAAKIRELRK, encoded by the coding sequence ATGAGAAACAAATACATAGAAGCATTTGAAAATGCACAAATCGCAAGCAAAAATGCGCCTGAGTTTCGTGCTGGTGATACGCTAAGAGTCGCCATCCGTATCAAAGAGGGCGATAAGACTAGAGTTCAGAATTTTGAAGGAATATGTATAGCTAGACGTGGTACAGGTACTGGTGAGACTTTCATTATTCGCAAAATTGGCGCAAATAGTGTAGGGGTTGAGAGAATATTCCCTATATATAGCGAAAGCATAGAAGAAATTAAAGTATTACGACGAGGTCGCGTACGTAGAGCCAAGCTATTTTATCTACGTGAGCTACGTGGCAAAGCAGCTAAAATTCGCGAATTACGAAAATAA
- a CDS encoding Na+/H+ antiporter NhaC family protein — protein sequence MRILNLLFVVAFLPLFAFGADVNELAAKNAQFFGILTLVPPVIAIALAFITKDVIMSLFIGVLSGTFLLNLQGNDFLGSLVVGFKNLVERAVSSMADSWNAGIILQVLCIGGVIGLITKMGGTKAVAIWLSKRAKTGVSAQISTWIMGIFVFFDDYANALIVGPIMRPITDKFKVSREKLAFIIDATAAPIAGIAIISTWIGFEISRIQDGYGIIGINVNSYEIFIETIPYRFYNIFMLFFVVCTALMGREFGPMLAAERRARGGEVHGFGSGINDVDENGLAPKEGIELKSSNAIVPLLVLIFGSFASFYFGGLSSLEGDALASALANPWAFSTFRDTFGAADASVALFQAALLASIVAIAMGVSRKIFTIKEGVETWVKGLKTMVITIAILILAWSLSSVIKELGTSKYLVELLSTQTPRVLLPTFIFILSSFVSFSTGTSYGTMGILMPLAIPLAAEIGKLVGLDAGELHTYMLMNISAVLTGAIFGDHCSPISDTTILSSMGAGCNHIDHVSTQIIYALSVCAISIVFGYLSVALGVGVWTSLLFGCVAVWLLVRFVGQRVEKSAV from the coding sequence ATGAGGATTTTAAATTTATTATTTGTTGTGGCATTTTTGCCGCTTTTTGCTTTTGGGGCTGATGTAAATGAATTGGCTGCCAAAAATGCACAGTTTTTCGGTATTTTGACGCTTGTACCGCCTGTTATTGCTATTGCTCTTGCATTCATTACCAAAGACGTCATTATGTCGCTTTTTATCGGAGTGCTTAGTGGGACGTTTTTGTTAAATTTGCAAGGAAATGATTTTCTTGGTTCTTTGGTTGTTGGCTTTAAAAACCTAGTAGAAAGAGCAGTCTCGTCTATGGCTGATAGCTGGAATGCTGGCATAATACTGCAAGTACTATGTATAGGCGGCGTAATTGGGCTAATCACTAAAATGGGCGGCACAAAGGCAGTTGCGATTTGGCTTAGTAAGCGTGCCAAAACTGGCGTATCAGCGCAGATTAGCACATGGATTATGGGGATATTTGTCTTTTTTGATGATTATGCAAATGCCTTAATCGTGGGTCCTATAATGCGCCCTATTACGGATAAATTTAAAGTTAGTCGCGAAAAGCTAGCCTTTATCATTGATGCTACAGCCGCACCTATAGCTGGCATTGCTATTATCTCGACTTGGATAGGCTTTGAAATATCACGAATTCAAGACGGTTACGGAATAATAGGCATAAATGTTAATTCGTATGAAATTTTTATAGAGACGATACCGTATAGATTTTATAATATCTTTATGCTGTTTTTTGTCGTGTGTACGGCTCTTATGGGGCGTGAGTTTGGACCTATGCTAGCGGCTGAACGTAGAGCTAGAGGTGGCGAGGTGCATGGTTTTGGTTCTGGTATAAACGATGTAGACGAAAACGGACTAGCTCCAAAAGAGGGCATAGAGCTAAAAAGTTCAAACGCCATTGTGCCTTTGCTGGTGCTTATTTTTGGCTCATTTGCTAGCTTTTATTTTGGCGGGCTTAGCTCGCTTGAGGGCGATGCGCTAGCTTCAGCTTTGGCAAATCCATGGGCTTTTAGCACTTTTAGAGATACATTTGGTGCAGCAGACGCTTCAGTTGCGCTTTTTCAAGCGGCTCTTTTAGCCAGTATCGTAGCTATTGCTATGGGTGTAAGCCGTAAAATTTTTACCATTAAAGAGGGCGTGGAGACATGGGTTAAGGGTCTAAAAACTATGGTTATAACCATAGCTATATTAATCCTTGCTTGGTCTTTAAGTTCGGTTATTAAAGAGCTTGGCACCTCAAAATACCTAGTCGAACTTTTAAGCACACAAACCCCTAGGGTACTTCTACCTACATTTATTTTTATTCTTAGTAGCTTTGTTTCTTTTTCTACTGGTACAAGCTACGGTACCATGGGGATTTTGATGCCTTTAGCCATACCATTAGCTGCTGAGATAGGTAAGCTTGTCGGACTTGACGCAGGAGAGCTTCACACCTATATGCTTATGAATATTTCAGCTGTGCTTACTGGTGCTATATTCGGGGATCACTGCTCTCCTATTTCTGATACTACGATACTTAGCTCTATGGGCGCAGGCTGTAATCACATAGATCATGTCAGCACGCAGATAATATACGCTTTAAGCGTATGCGCTATAAGCATAGTGTTTGGCTATCTTAGTGTGGCTCTTGGTGTTGGGGTTTGGACTTCGCTTTTATTTGGTTGTGTGGCGGTTTGGCTACTTGTGAGATTTGTAGGACAAAGGGTCGAAAAAAGTGCTGTGTAA
- a CDS encoding cupin domain-containing protein, whose product MQILKWGVDGFDGVLVNKMHELDGVKEIRISMQAGSQMKEHSAPGKIMVQVLSGEIDFSVGDEIFRLCVFDMISLEPNVSHSLHALKDSVIRLSLSKNDNVNRVFGVLNS is encoded by the coding sequence ATGCAAATATTAAAATGGGGCGTCGATGGTTTCGATGGGGTTTTGGTTAACAAAATGCACGAATTAGACGGAGTTAAAGAGATACGTATCTCTATGCAGGCTGGTTCACAAATGAAAGAACATAGTGCACCAGGCAAGATTATGGTTCAGGTATTAAGCGGAGAGATTGATTTTAGTGTAGGCGATGAGATATTTAGGCTTTGTGTGTTTGATATGATAAGCCTTGAGCCAAATGTTTCACACTCTTTACACGCTTTAAAAGACAGCGTTATTAGACTTAGTTTGAGTAAAAACGATAATGTCAATAGAGTGTTTGGCGTATTAAATAGCTAA